In a genomic window of Pseudomonas mohnii:
- a CDS encoding trimeric intracellular cation channel family protein → MLLMLYLIAITAEAMTGALSAGRRGMDWFGVVLIACVTALGGGSVRDVLLGHYPLTWVKHPEYLVLTSVAAMVTVFTARWMRHLRSLFLVLDAVGLVAFTLIGCMTALEMGHGMLVASVSGVITGVFGGILRDIFCNDIPLIFRRELYASVSFAAAWCYMLCLYLNLPGEQAILITLFGGFLLRLLAIRFHWEMPKFVYNDEQ, encoded by the coding sequence ATGTTGCTGATGCTCTACCTGATCGCCATCACAGCCGAAGCCATGACCGGCGCCCTGTCTGCGGGCCGTCGCGGCATGGACTGGTTTGGCGTGGTCTTGATTGCGTGCGTCACGGCGCTGGGCGGGGGATCGGTGCGTGATGTGCTGCTGGGGCATTACCCCCTGACGTGGGTCAAACACCCGGAATACCTGGTGTTGACCTCTGTCGCGGCCATGGTGACGGTGTTCACGGCACGCTGGATGCGTCACCTGCGTTCGCTGTTTCTGGTGCTCGATGCCGTCGGTCTGGTGGCGTTTACCCTGATCGGCTGCATGACCGCCCTGGAAATGGGCCATGGCATGCTGGTCGCATCGGTCAGCGGGGTCATCACCGGGGTGTTCGGCGGCATCCTGCGGGATATCTTCTGCAACGATATTCCACTGATCTTCCGTCGTGAGCTCTACGCCAGCGTCTCGTTCGCCGCGGCGTGGTGCTACATGCTTTGTCTGTACCTGAATTTGCCCGGCGAACAGGCCATCCTGATCACCCTGTTCGGCGGTTTCCTGTTGCGCTTGTTGGCGATTCGTTTTCACTGGGAAATGCCAAAGTTTGTCTATAACGATGAGCAGTGA